DNA from Brassica napus cultivar Da-Ae chromosome C4, Da-Ae, whole genome shotgun sequence:
AGATCTGGTGCAGTAAAAAGCCAGAGGTTCTGGGTTTTGTAGAACAATTTCGAACAGAGAAGACACGGCCGGAGAGGAAGACGGAGGAGACACCGCCAGAGAGGAAGACGGAGGAGACACCGCCGGAGAGGAAGACGGAGGAGACGCGGCTTGAGAGGAAGACTGAGGAGACACGGTCGGAGAGGAAGACGGAGGAGACACGGCCGGAGAGCAAGACGGAGGAGACACCGCCggaaagtatataatatatatgtatattttaatatatatatatatatacaaaattaatgtatatatatatatatatacaaaattaatgtatttaatattaattttatctataatttaatttttattttttttaattaatttttttagaataacCACAGACATGTAGTGTTAAACCGTGGTTATACATAGCCACGATAAATCTTTGGCAAAACCGTCGCTATCTGAGCCACGAAAATGTAGTGGCAAAACCGTGGCTAACAGCCACGAATAGCCACGGTTTTCTTTTAGCCACGAGACTATAGCCACGAGACTATAGCcacgagtttttttttaatccagaAGCGTGGCTATTTTTTGTATAGCCACGATTTTCAGCTGTATAGCCACTGTTTTGTTGTGGCTATACGACATATTTTTACTAGTGCAAGACAATAAAGTAAGACATGTGAATGGGGTGATGACTGATGACAAAACATGATTACAGAAAAAACTCGTGGCAAACAATCATACTGTGTTTCAACTTTTGGCAGATGAGGGCTGATGAATTTCGATTGTGTTGTGTTAATGATGCAGCCAAGGATTTTTGCAGACTTGTGTTAGATGCTATGATGTAATCTTGAATAAATGACCGTTGGTTTGCCTCAAGTAGTGGTGTGGCCCAGGCAGAGTCCAGTGGAGTTCAATAtctttttttactattttcacactCTAAAAAACTTGGACATGCAATTGTAAGTGACATATGCTAGTTCATGATAATTTTGCACTAACTTAACGTAATCTTGGATAGACcctattttgttttgttcttttgttttttttttttgttttttgctttAAAACCTATTTTGTTATACCGATTGATTTTAAACACTACCTAAACGAAATGGTAAGAATGTAAGATAGTAAAAGTGACTTTTTAGTTACCAGAAAATAAGATTTTCATCTAAAATTcctttattttggttaaaaaactAAACCGATAATATTAGCAAGTTCCGAAATTCCATCATTAAGCATATCTTATCCAACTACCTCGTATTAAAACTTAACGTAAACATCATTATGTCGGCCTCTATTGTGTTTGTTACAATCCAATAAAGCATTTCTCTCCAACattatagttttctttttttcttttatctttctttttcgGGTAAAAGCGATattcttagagcatctccaactcacCTTTATATTTGtctctataatagcatttagagaTAAAACCACTCCAACCCTACTCTATTTAttcttctaaaatagaaattgctattttcacctctatatttagaggaagaaatagcattcctctataatagatgcatacttttttatttacaaaatgatcctttaactttttactttaacaattataaccaaaataaatattttttagtgaaaatttactgtttatataaatatataatcatactttttatttacataatagtttctataaaaatattcagtgtaaataatatcataattttatgaatGTTACAATAAATTGGattggttttcaactttcacaaataaaaggtactatttgtaaaattagaaaagaatatatcaaaaatattcatttttagagaaagaaatagaggaatacattggagataaacttatttctattatagagtttttctattttagaggaaaaaatagggAAATACATTGGAAATGGTATTGTGGTCGACCTCAAGCTTTTGATTACCTCATGGGCTTTCAATGTTTCGGGCCTGTGGTTTCAGAATATAGGCTTCTTCCCGTGCACGTGCACGTGTTCCCTGATACAACGTGATTCTGTACTGTAGTCAAATTAATCTGTAACATTTTCAATACATTAAAAGAGATTCtttaaagaaaagagagaggggAAAATCTCATTATTGATATGTCGAGCAGCAACCCAATTTCTTGATGGCAGAAACATCATCTCTGCTTCCAACATGTATCATCTGTCCTCTAGGCAAAGCTGTGGTTAAATCATCTCTAGCTTCAAGAGCCTTTTTGCTAACGACTCTGTAAATCTGAGTGAAAACTTATGTGAAAGCGTTTTCGACATTTAAAGCTTCGAGTGCCGAAGTCTCCATGAAGAAAGTGTTCTCTTTCTCTGCAAAAGCTTTCATTTCTTACGTTGAGATGGCTCGAAGGTGAACGAGTGAAAGATACTTGCAACAGCGAAGCTAAAATCTGGAaggatttttcttttggtaaacttttttgaTGGGTTTTCTATTCTTTCAAGcctaaaaaatagaaaaattgcaGAATCAATCAATATCTCAGATAGAAATAATTTCATGGACAACTTGAGtcacaaaacaaaaccaaccGGATTATGTTTCTAGATcacaaacaagaaaaaattCTGACTAGCTTTGACCAAATTATGAACGAGGTGTTAAACCTACAACAATGATTtcatagttcttttttttttatcaacgaTTTCATAGTTCATATTACTAAGTACATCATAGAAGGGTATTGTTGGTATGATTTGTTATAAAAAACAGCTAGAGATTATGTACATCTATTCAACTTTCATTATTTgggaaaagaaaatcaaacgtGAAAGAAGATCAAACATGgaaattaattgttattttcaaCATTCAGCATGAGAAGGAAATTCTATAAGGCAGTAAAAATAaccattaattttcatatcaTCTAGACGTTGCAATCATTAGCCAAAAACGTATCGCTCTTAAATAAGGTAAATCCACAATTCTTCAATTTGTCAGCAACACTTGTTGGACAATGAAGAACCAAATGTGATAAgacttttttttagtttttaagttcTTTATGGAAGTCTCCATCAGATGAAATAAGCATGAAATTACCATGAGCCGCTAACTCTTCATAAGAAATGTCCTCCGAATTTCTATACAACAAAAGTCAATTAAAAAGGACAAAGACCTTCTTTTCTTAAGCATATTAACCAATTATTGTATATGAACATCTGGCATTTGGTCTAGTATATGATTCTTGTTTTGGGTGCGAGAGGTTCTGAGTTTGATGTAAACTTACTTTGAGATGTTTCCATCgcgtttagaaaaaaaaaatgtatgagACTCGCATACAATTACTCTAACATTTCAAATGAAAGGCAAACTAAACAATCTCATACGATGAACGTGTggttataaagttataaaataatgaGACAAAAGATTTCAAgatattttttcttaacttaAATGTCCAATAACAGggcatttggtctagtggtatgattctcgcttagggtgcgagaggtcccgagttcaATTCTCGGAATGCCCCATTAGTTTTACTTTCAGGATCGACTACATGATCAAAATAACTGATAGAACATGATGCAAACTGTATCATTACAATCAGATCAACTAGCTTACGTCCCTTGAACAACAGCCGCTTCCCTCTCTAACCAAATCAAAATCCTAAACTGATTCTAGTTCCCTCAATTGCAATGTTGGCGTTTCAGTCGATATCATCCAAATACGGCACCGTTTTGCTGAAAGGGGATTCTGAAGGCGATTGCGACTAGGGTTTAGAGATGGATTCGGCGCAGCCGCCGGACTTATCTGGGACGGCTCCGGCTACGAGTAAGGTTCTGGAAGGCTCAGGGCACGGGTTCGCAGGCCCTGAGAACGGATTGACGCGGAAAGAAGGATTTCCACACAAAGCTCTTTCGTGGGCTGGTATCGCGCAGGAGAAGAAGGTATTGAGGAAATACACTCTCGATGTTACAAATTCGGAGGGTCAGCTCAACGTGGAGATCCCCGATGAAGTTGTCATCAACGTGAATCCCCTTTGGGAAGATTTTATAATCGGGAATTTTCTGGACACAGCGCCTCATATTGCGAGGATTCATGCCGTTGTGAACAAAATATGGAGAGATGGAGGTAAAGGGCAGGCAGTGGAGGTCTTTGTGGTTGACTCCACAACCATCAAGTTTCGGGTAGGAGATATTGCTATGCGAAACAGAATCTTGCGCAGAGGGATGTGGAACATAGGGAACATCCCTATGGTAGTCGCAAAATGGACTCCGAAAGAGTTGGAGGAGAAACCAGAAGTCAAATCGATACCACTTTGGGTACATCTCAAGAACGTTCCGATGAATATGTTCTCTTGGGAAGGCCTAAGTTTTATCACCAGTGCTGCAGGTCACCCAGTGAAGCTCCACCCAGAGACAGCAGCGTGCTCGAACTTCAAGCTCGCAAAAATCTTTATCAACGCTGATCTCTCAAAGGAACTACCGAGTAAAATTAATTTCACCAAGAATGGGAAGTCTTCACCTGTTGAATTCATATATCCTTGGTTACCTGTACGCTGTCATACCTGCAACAAATGGGGTCACACAGACAAGGTCTGTGTAATGAACAAGAAGGAAGAATCTCCAAGAACGGTCACAGAAATAATACAAGCAGGGTATCTTGCCATGAAAACTGCAGAGGCAAACAACACCATTGAGATGAACAACAACAAGGAGGAGCCACAAAAGAAGGTAGTGGCAGGGGAGGAAGCTGAGGAAGCTATAGTTGAGGGAAAGGAGACAGTTGAGGAGGGGGAGGCTGAAGTAGACTCACGCGAGGTAGATGCGGTTGGGAAAAATGCAGAGGAAATAGAAGAACCAGAGGAGGGTGAGGTAGTTGGGGCAACTGAGGTCTGGGCTCACGTGTCTCCCGGGAAAACAAGTAGAAGCCCAAAATCATTGGAGTCTGCTCAGGTTACACTAGCATCGAGATTCTCTGCTCTGGAGAGTGCAGATGAAAATGGAAATCTGGTAGTAAACATAGGAGAACTGGTAGTAAGCAATGAGGAAAGTGCGTTGGAGGAGTGTGAAGAGGAAGTCAGTAAGGAGATATGTGATATGGGAAGGAGGCCAGAAGAAACTCAAGAGGGAAAGGAGCCGGATAAGCAGTTGGAAATGGAACAAAGCAGACGGAATGGAAGCAAAACAGGTAAAGAGGAGAATCAAGGAAGTGTTAGTGGAGAAAGAAGTCTACGACCCTCTTTGCCGAGAAGCTCAAAGACTAACCACAAAATCCTTCATGAGCACTCAAATAAGGAAACAGACCCTGGTACTCAGGGAAAACGGTCCCGCAAATCTTCTCAATGACTGGTTTCTTCTGGAATGTGAGAGGAtttaacaaaggttccaaacataAAGTCGTCCGTCAGTGGATACAAAATAAAGGATTACAGTTTGGTGGTCTGCTGGAAACTAGAGTCAAAGAGAGCAAGTCTGCTCAAATTGTTTCGTCAGTATTTCCGGGCTGGTCATTTGTAAATAACTATGAATTCAGTAGGAGAGGCAGGATATGGGTTATTTGGAGTCCACAAGTCAGAGTGACTCCGGTGTTCAAATCTGACCAATTAATCACGGTTTCAGTTCTTGTGGAAGGGGAAACAGAGGAGTTCCTTTGCTCCTTTGTTTATGCAGATAATACTGCagagaaaaggaaagagttATGGGAGGACATCAAAGCTCACCAAGATTCACAAATGTTCAGGAATAAAGAATGGGTAATAATGGGAGACTTCAACGAGATTCTTGACGGGGAGGAGCATTCTACCTATCAAGACTCGGGTCTGATTACTCCTGGAATGCGGGATTTTGAGAGTGTCGTTCAGCATTGTCGTCTTCTAGACATGGGATATCAGGGGCCAAAGTTCACATGGTGTAACAGGAGAGGAGAAGGAACAATCTGCAAAAAGCTCGACCGTATCTTGGTTAATGAGACTTGGCTTAATCAACGTACTCAGGCCTATGGTATTTTCGAAGCAGGAGGATGTTCAGATCATCTGCGAGGTAGATTTCATCTCCGGGCTGAGGCAGTTGGCAAACGTCGACCTTTTAAATTCTCAAATATCGTAGTAGAGGCACCAGAGTTCTTGGAAGTGATTTCAGATTACTGGAGAGAAAAGCAGCCATTGTTCCAATCCACATCTGCCCTTTTCAGATTCTCCAAGTACCTAAAAGGTTTAAAGCCTCTGATCCGAAGGTTGAGCAAAGACAAGCTAGGAGCTCTTacaaagaaagtaaaagaggcATACCAAGATCtttgtgagaaacaagagaagGCAATGGTGGATCCTACTCAAGGAAATATTTTGGCAGAGCAGACAGCAGCGGAGAGATGGCAGAGGGTTTCAGACATTGAGGAGAAGGTTTTGCAGCAACGATCTAAGCTTCACTGGCTGAAGGTAGGAGATAGAAACAACAAAGCTTTCTACAACGCTGCTAAAGTCAGAGACACCCGAAATGCAATAAGGAAATCAAGTGCCCCTCTGGAAACATAGTCACCTCTCAAGACGAGATCAAAAAGGAAGCTGAGCGGTTCTTCCATGATTTCATGACGTTGGAGCCATTGGGTGTTCAGGAGCCCACGGTTGCAGAACTCCAAGACATCATACCATTCAGATGCAATGGTGATCAAAGAGCTATGCTTGAGAGGCCAGTAACAGAGGAGGAGATAAGAGGAGTGGTGTTTCACATGCCGAGTGATAAATCCCCAGGCTCTGACGGCTTCACTTCAGAGTTCTTCAGGGCTTCATGGCCTATAATTGCAAAGGATTTCATAGCTGCGGTTCAATCTTTCTTCAGTAAAGGGTTTCTGCCTAAAGGACTTAACACTAATATCTTGGCGCTCATTCCTAAGTCTGACAATGCGCAAGAGATGAAAGATTATCGCCCCATCTCATGCTGCAATGTCCTATACAAGGTCATCTCCAAGATTATAGCAAACAGGTTGAAGCGCACCCTCCCTCAGTGTATCTCTCACAACCAGTCAGCCTTCGTGAAAGATAGGCTACTAGTGGAAAATCTGCTTCTGGCAACTGAGATTGTCAAGGACTATCACAAAGAGGACGTCTCCCCCCGCTGCGTAATGAAGATCGACCTTGCAAAAGCTTTCGACTCTGTACACTGGCCATTCTTACTGAATACTCTGAGGGCATTAAACATGCCTGAGGCTTTTATTCACTGGATTGAGCTATGCGTATGCACACCTTCCTTCTCCGTACAAGTCAACGGTGAGCTAGCAGGGTTTTTCCAAAGCAAAAGAGGGCTGAGGCAGGGGTGCGCTCTCTCTCCCTACTTGTTTGTAATCTGCATCAATGTACTGTCTCACATGTTGGATAAAGCGGTAGATAGAGAGCAGATTGGCTATCACCCTCGGTGCAAAAATATCCTACTGTCACACCTGTGCTTCGCAGATGATTTGTTGGTATTCACAGATGGAACAAGAAGATCAGTTGAAGGCGTGTTGAAGGTATTTACTGACTTTGCAGCCATCTCGGGTCTAACCATCAGCCTGGAAAAGTCCACTCTCTATGTTGCTGGAATCTCTGAGGCAGTCAAAGCAGATATCATCTCCAGTTTCCCTTTCTCTTCTGGAGAACTCCCAGTTCGTTACCTTGGGCTCCCGCTTCTCACTAAGCGCATGACAATAAACGATTACATGCCGCTAGTGGAGAAAGTTCGAAAGAGGTTGCGAAGCTGGACGGGCAGGTTCCTGTCACACGCGGGTTGGCTTCAACTCTTAAGTTCAGTAATAACGAGTCTTGCGAACTTCTGGATGGCAGCCTTCCGTTTGCCAGGTAGCTGCTTGAAAGAAATAGAGAGACTGTGCTCCGCTTTCTTATGGTCGGGACCAGGTTTGGAAACTTCTAAAGCTAAGGTGAGTTGGAAGGATGTTTGCATCCCTAAGAGTGAAGGAGGTATGGGGCTTCGGCCATTAAAAGAAGCAAATACGGTGCATTGTTTAATACTCATATGGAGGGTTTGCTCGGGGGGCCCTTCCTTATGGGTTAAATGGGTTCACTGCTACCTGATCCGTAAGGGATCCTTTTGGTCGATCACAGATAACACAAGTTCTGGATCATGGGTGTGGAGAAAACTGCTTAAGCTCCGGGAACTTGCGAAACCATTCCTCATGAAGGAGATTAGAAGTGGGGAGCAAACATCTTTTTGGCATGATCAATGGTTGAAGTTTGGAAGCCTCAAGGGAATGATAGGAGATCGGGGCATTATTGATTTGGGTATATCTGAGAATGCTAGTGTGGCTGAGGCTTTAagacggagaagaagaagaagaagccactGGCTGAGCATCTTGAATGAAGTGGAAGAGGAGCTAAATGCAATCCGCCTTATTGCAAATAAGGAAGAGGATATTGCAATGTGGAAACAAGCAGACGACAGATTTGTCTCTGATTTCTCCACTAAGAGAACTTGGGAGCAGATACGAGGAAACCACCAACCATGCATATGGAGCAAAGGAGTCTGGTTCTCTCAGTCCACTCCAAAATACTCTTTCTTACTTTGGATTGCTATTAGGGGAAGGCTTCAAACACTTGATCGTATACAACAGTGGTGTGATGGGCTTAATACCACTTGTGTTCTATGCAATGTTGCTCAAGAGTCCTGCGCCCACCTCTTCTTTGAGTGTCACTACTCAGAGCAGGTGTGGAAAAAGCTTGTGGGGGGTATCATGCGAGACAGATACACCGCAGATTGGAATGATCTTATTGGTATTATAGCAAATCTCGGCTACAATCCAACTGAGACCTTTCTCTTTAGGTATAGCTTGCAAGCAACTGTGCATACGATTTGGAGGGAGAAAAACTCGCGTAGGCATGGTGAGGAGTCACACGATGTGGCAGTGTTGGTCAAGTTCATTGACAAGGCAATCAGGCTGAAGCTACTTGCAGTTAAAGGCAAAGGACATAAATATCTTGAAGAGAGTCTCATGGCTTGGTTTGGATCACGAGAAGGCTGAGAGGAGGTTTAAACAATAGAGTCTCTGATTTTTTGATTCTttgtacaaaaataaaacagtaGCACCATATGTAATACAGTTTTGgctgaataaattttacattcattcaaaaaaaaaatgttggcgTTTCAAGCACAATAAATCAGATTAGCAAGAACTGGTCTTAGGAAAATGGATCCAAGGAAAACGACATTCCGTTCACTGTTTGAACTCACGTGCATCAACAAGAGGGCATTTtgtctagtggtatgattctcgctttgggTGTGAGAGGTCCCGAGTTCTATTCTCGGTATGCCCccattgacttttttttttgtagcaaaTGTTTTGAATGCAGctcaatttatataaaaaactttCTTATGCTTTTGGCAGATTTACAAATTTGCTTCAAACATACCATGGCTTTTAGAACTTTGATTTGTCTGTTTTCCGTCTTTATAATATTCACCAACCAGTTTATGCAAAGCAGTATATGCTAATATGCATAATAAGCCAAATGAAGCCAGccagagaagaagacaaaagagagagTATAGAGTAGAATTTCTACAAAAAGTTGCTTTGAAGTTACGTTACATCGGTAAAATTGTCGTTTATGGTGCAAATAAGTGTCGGTTACGATTCATGGAATCTTCAACAAAGGGCATCATTATTTAGACCATACAATGTTGAAAAGCTAAAGCTAAAGTAGACAAACACTACACAAATACTTTTTTGTAATGGTGCCGCCGGAGACAAGATCGCACATGATGGTGTTTCCTTTCCCAGCACAAGGCCACTTACTTCCTTTACTAGACTTAACTCACCAACTCTGTCTTCGTGGAGTCAACGTCTCCGTCATCATCACTCCCCAAAACCTCCAGTACCtttctcctctcctctccgctCATCCCTCCTCCGTAACCTCCGTCGTCTTCCCTTTCCCTCCCCACCCTTCTCTCCCTCCCGGCGTCGAAAACGTTAAAGACCTCGGAAACTCCGGCAACCTCCCAATCATGTCCTCTCTTCGCCAGCTTCGCGACCCTATCACCCTCTGGTTCCGTTCTCACCAATCTCCCCCCGTTGCGCTCGTCTCCGACTTCTTCCTTGGATGGACACACGATCTCTGCCACCAGATCGGTATCCCTCGCTTCGCCTTCTTCTCCTCCGGCCCTTTCTTGGCTTCTGTTCTCCAGTTCTGTTTCGACCATATCAAATCAAGAACGAAGGATCCGGTTCGTTTCTCGGATCTTCCCGGGGCTCCGGTGTTCGAGGAGGACCATCTTCCGTCGGTTTTCCGACGCTCGCTTCAGTCACCGTCGCGGGATCTTGAAACGGTCAAAGCTGAAAGCTCCATGAATTTTTTGAGCTACGGTTGCGTTTTCAACACGGCAGAGTGTTTGGAAGCCGAGTATGTGGAGTATGTGAAACAGAGAGTTGGTCACGACCGGGTTTTTGGAATTGGCCCGCTTTGTTTACTCGGGTTGGACCAGGTTGGGACGGTTAGATCCAGTTCTTGCCCGTTGCTGAGTTGGCTTGACGGGTGTCCGGAACGGTCAGTGCTGTACATATGTTTCGGAAGTCAAAAGGCGTTGACCAAGGAGCAGTGTGATGCTCTGGCGCTTGGGCTAGAGAAAAGCTTGACCCGGTTCGTATGGGTGGTTAAGAAAGATCCGGTAACCGAAGGTTTCGAGGAGCGGGTGGCTGGTCGGGGAGTGGTTGTTAGAGGGTGGGCTCCGCAGCTTGAGGTGTTGCGACACGTGGCGGTTGGAGGGTTTTTGAGCCACTGTGGATGGAACTCTGTGCTTGAAGGGCTAACGAGTGGAACCATGATATTGGGGTGGCCAATGGAGGCTGACCAGTTTGTGAACGCGAGGTTGCTGGTGGAGGATTTGGATGTGGCGGTTCGGGTTTGTGAAGGGGATGGAACAGTGCCTGACCCGGTTGAACTTGGCCGGGTTATAGGTGAAACAATGGGTGAGAGTGGACGTGAGCTTGGAGCTAGAGCGGAGGAGATGCGCAGGAAGCTAGTAGGATCAGTGACAGAAGGCAGCTCTTTTGCTGATTTAGAAAGACTGGTCAGAGAAGTTGCTCTTATTTAAGATTCGGTGCacagagaaaataaataaatttcattgtCAAGAAGCAAATGATCAAATatccaaaagaagaaaaagaagcaaatgATCATTTACCCAAGAAAAGAAGAATAGTTTGTCTATTCATATATGTTCCATTATATTTCGGTCGGATCATAGTTTTTGTTACATATTTTTGCAGACATTACTGTCACATACCTTCACTTTGGTGTCAGATGATTGACAATTTGCACTAAACGTAGCTCTTCTTAAAATATTCTAACCACATAACATCACACACCCTGAATCAAAGCTGATTGTGAGGGTTGCCCAACACCCTGAATCAGAAAAAAAGATGTACCAAGAAGCAGTTAACAATCAACACACTTGGCATTATGACACAAGAGAACATATGAAAGCAAACAACACATACAAACATTGTCGCACCAAGTCCTTTATACAGGCCCAAAAAATCCTTCTTCTCAGCATATGGTACGGAATATACCCTGGTAATAGATCGTATTTCTATGGGAAAGAACAAGCATAACCCATTCAGGTCACAGACAGACAAAGATACACTAATCAGATCAATAGAAGAATTAAAACATGTAGCAAGACGTGTCCTAACAAGATCGAGAGGTTATGTAGCTGAAGCAGCTGTTAACCAGATTCCCTTTCCAAAAAGCTCTAACTCCTCAATTCTATTTAAATTTGGGTCAGTTTGATTccaattgttttatatatctataaatacaaaaaaaaaaggaatttcaCTCAGTTCAGGATCTCTAAttcttttttaagaaaaaaaattttcagCTACACGAAGTTTACTCTAATATGGTGGAAACAATCCAATGTATGAAAATGTGTCAAACAACTAAACCACGTTTATGTTAATACATGCCACATATACAAAGTAAATGATTATATGGTGACAACATCACAATtgagtttaatttattttaagctaAGTTAATGGGTTAATtcgtaatatattaaaattaactcTGATTTACTAAATTCGACCGACCCAACTCCTTTACCCGACCCGTGTCAACTTAAGACTCTTGTTTGGACCCCAAATTCGAAATTAGggttcataacaaaaaaaaaattgatttcaaaGAGATGCAATGTTTTTATCTTCTCAGCTAAGAAGGAAATGCTTGCTTTTTTTACTGTTCTTTCTTGTAAACGGTCCCAACTAGTGCTGCACAAGAACCAAATTTGCAAATTCCATTTATTAACTCCATTGCAACGAAGATATTGGTACAAAGCCAAATGTATGTTATGTACATTAAGAGTTAGAAAGTCTAGCCAGAAAAAGAGAAGGAGCCTTCACATAACGCTTCTCTTAGAAGGTAAAATTTCATTTggtctgcaaaaaaaaaaaagatatgtgaGCCAAGTGAAATGTCAAATTCTCATTGTCAAGAACTTGGTCCAACTTCTGAGAAAAGAATGTCAAACTACCTCTGTATTGCATCTATTTGAAATCCTTTTTTTGTTGGttatgaaccctaattttcgAATTGGGGATCCAAACAAGAGTCTTAAGTCGACACGGGTCGGATAAAGAAGTTGGGTCGGATCGAATTTAATAAATCGGATTTAACTTTAATATATTACGGATTGACCCCATTAACTTAGCTTAAAAGCAATTAAATCCGATTGTGATGTTATCACCATATAATCATTTACTTTGTATATGTGGCATGCATTAACATAAACGTGGTGTAGTTGTGAACACATTGTTATACATTGAATGGTTTCcaccagtgtttttaaaaccggaccggaagctgaaccggaaatattttggatcacggttcaatatggttcgaccaggtcaaacctggttcaataataaggtttaatatttttttagtaaacatgatgcatagttaaaatattaatcaattttgaacgtaaattattataaatataaattagtttcttgtttatatgaatgatttatagatttttgatagttttagtggtttttattggtttaataattttgaaatataatccgGTTATGTGgccggttcatggtcgaactAATTACTAGATCAACCCGACTATATAACCGATTCATGGTCGAACCCGGTCCAACCATCgggtcggtccggttttaaaaacactggttTCCACCATATTAGAGTAAACTTCATGTAGCTGAcacttttttccttctttttttatctaaaacatGTACAATTTACCAGAAATTATGCGAAATGACtcaaataaacaaaagataattaaaatcaaacattgtttaaattttaaattttacatctTAAAATTTAGAGTAGTTGAAAATATCTCCAAATATGACATTAACAAATGGAAATTTGTACTACTAAATCATAATTAAAGTATTAAAGAGAAAACATATGAAATCACAATCCTAGGAATTTAAGTTTTCACATCATGATTATAATTGAGTTTGGTTAAATTTAGTTCGGTTCTCATTAGATTCACATCTTTCcagtaaaaaaatttggacTAAATTACAAATTTTTTGTTCGTTTGATTGTTGGATCTGGATAAAATACCTAGGACTAGGGGGATTAAAACCAATTGCatgg
Protein-coding regions in this window:
- the LOC111205492 gene encoding uncharacterized protein LOC111205492, translated to MDSAQPPDLSGTAPATSKVLEGSGHGFAGPENGLTRKEGFPHKALSWAGIAQEKKVLRKYTLDVTNSEGQLNVEIPDEVVINVNPLWEDFIIGNFLDTAPHIARIHAVVNKIWRDGGKGQAVEVFVVDSTTIKFRVGDIAMRNRILRRGMWNIGNIPMVVAKWTPKELEEKPEVKSIPLWVHLKNVPMNMFSWEGLSFITSAAGHPVKLHPETAACSNFKLAKIFINADLSKELPSKINFTKNGKSSPVEFIYPWLPVRCHTCNKWGHTDKVCVMNKKEESPRTVTEIIQAGYLAMKTAEANNTIEMNNNKEEPQKKVVAGEEAEEAIVEGKETVEEGEAEVDSREVDAVGKNAEEIEEPEEGEVVGATEVWAHVSPGKTSRSPKSLESAQVTLASRFSALESADENGNLVVNIGELVVSNEESALEECEEEVSKEICDMGRRPEETQEGKEPDKQLEMEQSRRNGSKTGKEENQGSVSGERSLRPSLPRSSKTNHKILHEHSNKETDPGTQGKRSRKSSQ
- the LOC106422912 gene encoding UDP-glycosyltransferase 89A2-like; its protein translation is MVPPETRSHMMVFPFPAQGHLLPLLDLTHQLCLRGVNVSVIITPQNLQYLSPLLSAHPSSVTSVVFPFPPHPSLPPGVENVKDLGNSGNLPIMSSLRQLRDPITLWFRSHQSPPVALVSDFFLGWTHDLCHQIGIPRFAFFSSGPFLASVLQFCFDHIKSRTKDPVRFSDLPGAPVFEEDHLPSVFRRSLQSPSRDLETVKAESSMNFLSYGCVFNTAECLEAEYVEYVKQRVGHDRVFGIGPLCLLGLDQVGTVRSSSCPLLSWLDGCPERSVLYICFGSQKALTKEQCDALALGLEKSLTRFVWVVKKDPVTEGFEERVAGRGVVVRGWAPQLEVLRHVAVGGFLSHCGWNSVLEGLTSGTMILGWPMEADQFVNARLLVEDLDVAVRVCEGDGTVPDPVELGRVIGETMGESGRELGARAEEMRRKLVGSVTEGSSFADLERLVREVALI